One Xenopus tropicalis strain Nigerian chromosome 8, UCB_Xtro_10.0, whole genome shotgun sequence genomic window carries:
- the ids gene encoding iduronate 2-sulfatase precursor — MNLFGYLRFLMCATTVFAVWQQPFLPKHTATGGKNVLIIIADDLRTSLGCYGDSAVKSPNIDHLASQSIIFTNAYAQQAVCAPSRVSFLTGRRPDTTRLFDFNSYWRTHAGNYTTLPQYFKEHGYVTMSVGKIFHPGISSNHSDDYPYSWSVYPYHPSAEKYENSQTCKGKDGKLHANLVCPVDVSEVPEGTLPDIQSTEEAIRLLKTVKQQNASFFLAVGYHKPHIPFRFPKEFLKLYPIENISLAPDPDIPKKLPLVAYNPWTDIRKREDVQALNISFPYGPIPEHFQLLIRQSYYASVSYLDDQIGQLLNAVEDLGLSNDTIIVFSSDHGWSLGEHGEWAKYSNFDVTTRVPLIFYVPGMTNIPQQPIFQYIDPFSTNLQRKFPGKSREYPVELVSLFSTIADLAKLPAPPACPQPSFHMELCTEGRSLVHQLHASENTHDDAVLAVAYSSYPRPSDFPQWNSDLPDLKDIKIMGYSMRTMDYRYTVWVGYNSTTFQANFKEIHGRELYFVLSDPNQDNNLYNQLLHLDIYKHFEFMNN, encoded by the exons ATGAATTTGTTTGGATACCTTCGTTTCCTGATGTGCGCCACCACTGTGTTTGCTGTCTGGCAACAGCCCTTTTTACCGAAACATACCGCTACAG gtGGAAAGAATGTTTTAATTATAATTGCTGATGATCTACGTACAAGTCTTGGCTGTTACGGTGACAGTGCTGTGAAATCACCAAACATCGATCACCTAGCATCACAAAGTATAATATTTACAAATGCATATGCACAG CAAGCAGTGTGTGCTCCAAGCAGGGTGTCCTTCTTAACAGGAAGGCGTCCAGACACAACCAGGCTTTTTGACTTTAATTCCTACTGGAGAACACATGCTGGAAACTACACAACTCTTCCTCAGTACTTTAAAGAACATGGTTATGTGACAATGTCAGTTGGGAAAATCTTCCACCCAG gtATTTCATCCAACCATAGTGATGACTATCCTTATAGCTGGTCAGTATATCCATACCACCCTTCTGCAGAAAAATACGAAAATTCACAg ACTTGTAAGGGTAAAGATGGCAAGCTTCATGCCAACTTGGTGTGTCCAGTTGATGTTTCTGAAGTCCCTGAAGGAACATTACCAGATATACAGAGCACAGAAGAAGCTATCCGACTTTTAAAGACTGTAAAACAACAGAATGCctcattttttttagctgttggATATCATAAACCACATATTCCATTTAGGTTTCCAAAA GAGTTCCTGAAGTTATATCCTATTGAAAACATTTCATTGGCACCAGACCCAGACATACCCAAGAAACTTCCTCTGGTGGCCTACAACCCATGGACAGATATTCGTAAAAGAGAGGACGTGCAAGCATTAAACATCAGTTTTCCTTATGGTCCTATTCCAGAGCATTTCCAG CTTCTGATTCGTCAGAGTTACTATGCCTCTGTCTCTTACCTTGATGATCAGATTGGGCAGTTGCTGAATGCAGTAGAAGACCTGGGACTGTCTAATGATACCATTATTGTATTTTCTTCAGATCACG GATGGTCATTAGGAGAGCATGGTGAATGGGCAAAGTACagcaattttgatgtgaccactcGTGTCCCCTTGATATTCTATGTCCCTGGAATGACCAATATTCCGCAGCAACCTATTTTTCAATACATAGATCCTTTTAGTACTAACCTACAAAGAAAATTCCCAG GCAAGTCAAGGGAATATCCTGTTGAGCTAGTTTCCCTGTTTTCCACCATTGCTGACCTTGCCAAACTTCCTGCACCCCCTGCTTGTCCACAGCCTTCATTCCATATGGAACTTTGTACTGAAGGCCGAAGCCTTGTGCATCAGTTGCACGCATCTGAGAACACGCACGATGATGCAGTATTAGCTGTGGCTTACAGCAGTTATCCGCGGCCTTCTGATTTTCCACAGTGGAATTCTGATCTTCCTGATTTAAAAGATATAAAAATCATGGGATATTCCATGCGCACAATGGACTACAGATATACTGTGTGGGTTGGATATAATTCTACAACTTTTCAAGCAAATTTTAAAGAGATTCATGGACGTGAGCTTTATTTTGTCCTGAGTGATCCAAACCAAGATAACAACCTATACAATCAATTGTTGCATCTTGATATATATAAGCATTTTGAATTTATGAATAACTGA